ACGGAATTGGCCTTGGTCTGATGTGGTCTCTTGGCATTTCTGCGTATTTAGTGGTGGCCTATCTTGGCTGGATTGGGTGGAAGATGTTGATGGGAGGTGCTCCTAAACTTCTTCGAATGAAAACAGTCTATTTTGGGATTGGTGTTCTCTCTTTGTCCATGCTCCTCAACTTATTTGCCGAAGGTGGAGGTCTTTCGAGTGGCTTTATCCAGGAAAGGCTCTACTCTGAAGTCTACTTAAGCAGCTATCCATTCCCTCACAAAGTCGTTCGCTTCAACTTGGGAGGCGTTCCCCTCTATTACCTGTTAAGAGATGTTCCGACGTTCAATTTGCAGCACCTGCTCAGCATCGTTGGCGTATTCATTACATTTTCTTTAACCGGCCTTATGGCACTCATTCTTTTGACCAACACACGTATCATTCCTCTGACAAAGAGTGTTTGGTCTTTGGTAAAGATTGCAGGACAGTTTTTAAAGAAAGTGGCAGCGGACTTTAAACCCACCCGAGTGAAAAAACAGCAAAGGATCATCGCTCCTCCCCCTATGCAAACCTTTAAGCCTCCATCTTATAATGAGGACGAAGAGATTTCTGATTTAAAAATCTCAACGCATTTAGAAAAACGGCCCACGCCTGGTCGCGTGAAAAAAACCATGGATACAAAAACATACGAGGGAGCCTTCAAGAGGTTTCGCCTTCCCCCACTTAATTTGCTGACTAATGCCAAGAAACTCGATCAGCCAACGTTGAAAAAAGATCTCGAAAAACAGGCTAAAGTCCTTGAAGAAACGCTTCTAAGTTTTGGAGTAGAAGGAAAGGTTGGGGAAATCAATTGTGGTCCTACAATCACCTCATTTGAAATCCATCCACCCGTTGGAGTCAAGGTTCAGAAAATTAAAGTTCTTGAAAACGATATTGCTCTCAATTTGCAAGCCAAATCGATTCGGATCATTGCTCCGATTCCTGGAAAGGCTGCTGTTGGTGTGGAAGTTCCCTCCCTTTACCCGCAAGAAGTCGGTTTCAAGGAAATGCTTGGTGAATATCAGAAAGGAAATAAAAAGCTCCATATCCCCATTATGATGGGGCAGACGGTGACCGGGGGAAATGTCATTTCTGATCTCACCAAAATGCCTCATTGCATCATTGCCGGAGCAACAGGGTCAGGAAAGTCTGTCTGCATTAACAGTATTGTCATGTCAATTCTCATGACAGCACGCCCTGATGAAGTAAAGCTCCTCCTTGTCGATCCCAAGAAAGTCGAGCTTAGCTCCTACGCAAACCTCCCTCATATGATTGCGCCAGTGATCACAGAGGCACATGGTGCCTATGCAGCATTGAATTGGCTCGTAAAAGAAATGGGTTACCGTTATGAAATGCTCAAACGGCTCAAACTGCGCAATATCCACGCTTTTAACAACCGAAAGGTGAACCCTGAAAGGGAAGCAGAGCTGGAGATGGAAATCCCCCGCAAAATGCCCTATATTGTTGCAATTATCGATGAGTTTGCCGATCTGATGATGGCTTCTAGCTCTGATCTAGAAACACCCATTGCGCGCATTGCACAGATGGCGCGAGCTGTTGGAATTCATCTTATTTTGGCCACTCAGCGTCCTTCACGTGAGGTCATTACAGGCCTAATTAAGGCGAACTTCCCCAGCCGCATTTCCTTCAAAGTGGCAAGCCGGGTCAACAGCCAGATCATCCTCGACGAGAATGGAGCCGAAAGTCTTCTCGGAAATGGAGACCTTCTTTTCCTTCCTCCCGGCTCTCATGTCCTCACTCGGGCCCAGGGCGTTTTTATCCGCGATGAAGACATCAACCGGGTAATCGACTGCATCGAACGCCAAGCAGGGCCAAATTACCTCATTAAGTCCTTTGATCAAATGGCAGAGACAGAGCTCGCCTCTGAAGGCGCAAGTGGGGGAAAGGATGACCTCTACTCTCAGGCCTATCAAATCATCACCGAAACGGGAACTGCCTCGACCACCTTCCTCCAAAGGAAACTCAAGATCGGTTACGCCCGCGCCGCTTCGCTCATGGACGAGCTCGAATCCAACGGCGTGATTGGATCCCAAGACGGCAGCCGCCGTAGAGTCTTGCTTAAAAAAGACTAGCCCTAAAAAACTGCTCAAGTAAGATGCAGTTAGGAGGCGGTGTATTCCCCTATGGGCGATAAGCGAAAAATTCTTATTGCAGACCCTTCTACAGCGTTGATTGATGCGGTCTTAACGTCGAAGGAAGGAAAAAACTTTGAATTTGCGACAGCAAAGACGGGTCCTGCTGCTCTGAAGAAAATCCAAGAATTTGAACCCGATCTGCTGATTATCGACCTCATGATGCCTCATATTCATGCCCTCGAAATCATGAAAACTATCAAATTAAATAGCCGCTACAGCGAGATGGGGATCATTGTCACATCTTATCATGTGATGATCCAAAACTATCACGCCGTCATCGATGAAGGAGCTGATTATTTCCTAGTAAAGCCCTTTGAAACCTACCAACTTTTCGAACTGGTAGAAACGTTCTTCAAGGGGGAGCTAAAACCTGCTCCATTTACCTTAAAAAGTGGAAGCGAAATTGTTGAAACTCACTGCTATCACCCCATTCCTTCCACCCTGACTTCTTATATCCGTTTTTGGGGAACCCGGGGATCGAATCCTGTAGCCGGCGCAGAATACGTCCGCTATGGAGGAAACACCTCTTGTTTGGAAGTGCGACATGGCGACGACCTTATCATTATCGATGCAGGAACGGGGATCCGGCAGCTAGGCGATCTTATCGACCTCGACGATAACCAAACGATTCACCTTTTTGTCTCTCATACTCATTGGGATCATATTACTGGTTTTCCCTTCTTCAATCCCCTTTACAAAAAGACTTGTGACGTTGTTGTTTGGGCTCCGGTGGGGTTTGAAAAAAGCACTAAAGAGCTTTTTACCAGTATGCTTGCCTACGCCTATTTCCCTGTTCGTCTCGATGAAATGAAAGCAAAAGTCACCTTTAAGGAGCTCCGCGACGACCGCCCTGTTTCGATTGGAGATCTTATTATTGACTGCCATTTTACAAATCATCCAGGTCCCACCGTTGGTTTCAAAATCAAAGCCCCCAATAAAACCATAGGATACATTACCGATAATGAGGTTCTCCTCGGATATCATGGACATCCTAACGAGATCCACCGCAAACATCCTCTTTTAGAACCTCATCTTGGACTGATTGATTTTCTCAAGGATTGCGACCTTGTCGTTCATGAAGCGCAGTACTTCCCTGAAGAATACTATCGAAAAACGGGATGGGGTCACTCTTCGATTCCCAATGCAACCGTCCTTCTTAAATATACCGGCGTAAATGAATGGCTCGTCACACACCATGATCCCAATCATAACGATTCCGATCTACAGATTAAGCTCCAACTCCACAACGATATTATCCAAGAATGTGGACTCAATATCAAAGTGGATATCGCCTACGATGGCCTTATGATTCCATTATAATTTGACTGACTTTTTCCTGATAAGCAATTGAAATGGAAAGTTCCCGCTGCACCCGTTCCTTCACCCGCTTCACTGCAAGCTCAGGGTTATTGCATTCAGCTGAAAGATGCGCCAAATAGACATGCTTCAATCCCTCATGATCAATCTCTCTTACAAGCTCTGCGCATGCATCATTTGACAAGTGTCCTTGCCGGCCAAGCACCCGTTGTTTGTAAACCATCGGCCGATTGCACGCATAAACCATCGACGGCTCATGATTCGCCTCGATATAGAGATAATCGCATTCCAAAAGATGGGCCCGCACAAGCGTTGTGACAAATCCAAGATCCGCACATATACCAATCTTGATCTCCCCAAAACGAATCGTAAATGCGACTGGATCAAGCGTGTCATGCTGCACACTGAAGGGATGAATTTCCATCTCGCCATACTCAAAGGCTTCCCCCGTCGAAAAGATCTTAAAGCGTGGACGCTCCTTCATTTCCCCAATTGCAGCCTTTGCCGTCTCGCTATTCGCAAAAACGGGAATTCCTAGCTTATTCGCCGTCTTTTCAAGCCCCCGAATATGGTCCCCATGCTCATGGGTGACAAGGACCGCATCGATTTCCCCTATATCGACATCGATCTCCCCTAACTTTTCACCGAGAGCCTTAAAACTAATTCCTGTATCGATTAAGAGTTTCGTCTCTCCTGTACCAATGTAAATGGCATTCCCTTTCGAACCCGATGCTAATGGACAAAACTTAAACATAACAGATCGGGTTTACCAGAAAATGAAAATTCTTTCCATAAAAATATCAACCTCTTACATGAATTCTATTAAACTAATATTGACATTTTTAATTCGCTATAATTATACAAAAAAATAACAAGGATTTTTATGAATCGGAGAAAAATACTAAATGAAATCGACGCGACATTAGATCAACTGATCAAAAATGCCGCAGCACTCAAAGAAGTTGCAGATGACACCCACCTTTCTGCCGCTCTTCATAAAACGCAAGAAAGCCTCCTGGCTCATCTCATCCATCTTGATGATTTTCTCGACAAACCACCCAAAGCCCAAACTGAAAAACGGGCACTTCTTACAGAGCTTTCTAAAAAGCCCACAACGCGCCGCAAGCGCACCAAACAAACCCTTTAATTCCCTGAGTTAAAAATGGAGTCGTAGTCTTTGAATGATTTCAAATGAGCCTATCCCGATAATGAGGCTGTTTAGAACCAAAGAGATTCAGAAGTTTCAGGATGTAAAACTTTTGAGTTCGAAAAAACAGGTGCTTTTTGATAGGTTTTGTAGTTTGTAAGTGTTTAGAAATGGAAAATTCCGTCCATTTGGACACACCTCTCCCTAGGAGAGACACAAATTTGGGGGATCTAGAACCGCAAGCCTCTTCAGATTGTAACAAATAGCTTGCATAAAACTTGAAAACTGATTTTTCGCGATTCCTCGGTACCGCACTCGTTTCTCTATTTGCGAAAAGACCCGCTCATGAGGGGCCCTCACGGAACTGTACCACCGATCCTGATCTTTATTTTTGCCCTTCATGTTATTCTTTTTGATAGCGCCTAGATGTACCCCCTTTGCCTTAGCTATTCTGGGCGCGGGACTTATACAATATCCTTTGTCCATATAGCTAGCTCCCTGCGAGGGACAGACGTGTTTGAAACCTGAGGCATCTGTGATATTAGCCGGAGTAATCGCAACCTTATTGATAAGACCTGTCTGCATGTCTACACTGGTATGCTGCTTATAACCATACCAGTATTTATTCTTCCCTTTACAACCAATCTTTGCTTGAACGTCTGCAGAAAATTGTGAGATGTTTTCGTTGTTCAGTTTCTCGTATTTTTCTGCAATCGCCTTATCTCTTTCCTCCCATAAGTTCGCTTTAGCAATTAAATGGGTTGCATCTACAAAGGTAAAAACTTCACTCATAAGTCCTTGATCTTTTAGCTGATCTCTTAGATCAGCTAAGATCTTGGACAAGATATTGGTCCCTATTTTTTTTCTAAGCTGACAAAAGACTGTGTGATCTGGGGTATTGTCTCTCAGGTTAAACCCACAAAACCATCGAGCTGCAGTGTTTTCTTGGATAAAGCGTTCTAATTCTCTATCGCTGCAGTTCTCCATAAACTGCAGCAATAAACACTTGAATATCCGCAGCAAGCCATGCCCTTTATGGGGATTGTCCTTTTCCAGTTTCCTGAGTCTTTTCTCCACAAAACTAAATGACCAAATCTTGGCAAATTTACGGTAATTGTGGCTTTCTGGAACTAAGTCTTCTAAGCAAATCATCTCAACTTGTTGCATGGGAATCCTCCATCTAAAAAGAGAAAGAGCTTAAATTATTTTAGAAAATTATGCCAGTTCTCAACAGTCCCATTATCGGGATAGGCTCATGGGGTAGTTATACATCTAACCTAGTCTAATCCTCATGCTTTGGTATTTTCAAAAAGAGTTTGTTATTGTATGTATGAAAAAATATAAAGGAACTAGTCGCTAGGGGGATGCCTCCATGCTTTTTCCAACCAAGAATGAGATACTTTCCATACTCTTAGAATCTTCAAGTCTTGATTTTCTTTTGGGAATAAGAGGGTATTAAATGCACGATTCTTGATCGTAGGCTGATCAGACCCAACTTCTAAGATCACCGCATCCTTTTTATTCTTTGCCCAAAATGCAGCTTTCCCTGCATTCCATTCCCAATTGGAATAAACATAAAAGTCTTTTTCATGCTGATCAAGCTTTCCTTTTTCTATTTGCTCTTTAATCCGATGTAACCGCGTCCCGTGTAACCCTGTATACCGACAATTGTGAGATAAATTTTCATAAATTAAGCTTCCTTTGACACGTGGTCCACACAAATAATTTTTAATAGCATTAAAACTTGAAGCCATATTTTTTCCGTATCATTCCGATCCTTTGAGGTGTTTTACTTCTTCTTTGGTTAACCCTGTATCTTCAATAGGACTCTCACATTTTAACATTCTGCTAGTAATTTCTATAGATTTACTTTTTTCTCCTTCCTCACGTCCTTTCTCTTCGTATTTCTTTAGGGTATTTACTTCGATTCTCAGCCACTTGAGCTTCCATTCATAGATCTCACGCTCTTCATCTGAAAAATTCATCACATTGAGAACGTTTATCGCCTTTTTCACTGGAGCATCATCTAAGGAAGCTTCCAATTTAACTTTGCTGAGGAGATCTCGTCGTATTAAAAATGCAGACCACAGATCTAGGGCATTTTGAATTTTGGATCCAATATCTTCAAATTCTTTTCCTAGGCGGTCGTTGAATTTCTTCAGTTCTATTGTATGAAGCTCAAGCTCTTTGAAATAATGGATCCCTGTTTCCTTTTCTGTAATATGGAAAGCATTGTGATACTTTTCAGAGTCTAAGATGGAGGTGAAGTTTAAGATATGGATTCCGATAACTTTTTCGAGGGTGCCATAGTCATCTCTTTCTTTAAGCTGCTCTGCGTAGAGCTTTGCCCAATAGTATAGAGCTCTTTTGTCGTAATCGGCTTCATCTGTAATTTGGATTTCAATGTTAAATTTTTTGCCGTGATCTCCCTCAGCTTTGATATCTAAGATGAAGAGCTTGTAGTTCTTAAAGTTCTTCTGATTGTAGGGATTGAGCAAGGTCACATCAACAACATGATCTTCTTCTCCTACAATAGAATTAATCAAGGAGATGAGGAGATCTTTATTTTCTTCTGTGCCAAATATTTTCTTAAAGGCTATATCGATCCCAGGGACTTTTCATAAAAAAGACTTTACAGAGATGTCGTTGATTAATATTCCAAGTAGTTTAATAAGATAGCTATCGTTCCACCCAGCTAGCCGCCGTCTCTTTGCTATCCCTTTTGTTCCCTTTGCATCTACCTGAAGTATCGACTGCGCCATTCGCCGAAAAACCGCAAAATTCTCAGGGGCATTACCCGTGCTTATACAACAGGCATCTTCTTTGAAAACTACGTCCATCATCCAATGAAGATGGTTCTCTATTCCCCAGTGCCCTCGCACTAGCTTTATCGCCTCCTGAGGAATTAAAGAAAGGCTTGAGATGTAGTGACGTTTTTCTACGCTAACTTTCCCCCTAACTTCTCGTCTTGAAGTTACTTCGATAAGAGTCTTTAAGTCTTGCCACTCTTCTCGACAGTCTAACCATTCTAGGTTACTGGCTACAGCAACTTCTCGCTCCTCGATTCTTCCATGAGCTTTTTCAATTTTCTTGGCCCTAGCACACTCTGCCCCTTCATATTCAACCTCCCTTGCCTGATCGAAGAAGTTTTGGGCTTCATCATGTAAAGTTCCTTGGTTGCCTTTTAGAGCTATCACGTAATCGCCTCCTGCCCTGCGAATGTCTTCCACAATTTTTTTCTGACAGCCTGCAGCGTCAATAGTGATAATTGATCCTTTGATATCTATGGCTTTTATCAATTCTGGAATGGCAGTAATTTCATTTGATTTTTCCTCTGTTTTGACTTGGCCTAGCAACAAACTTCGACCTGTTTCCCAAGCCGAGACAAGATGAACTGTTTGCTTGGATGCCCCATTGAGCCTTTTACCATCGATTGCGATAATTTGCTTTTTCACTTCAACAGGAAGAGCTTTCATCCATCGAATGAAAGTCTCTTGTAATTTTTGGGGGTTTAGCATAACGAGAAGCCACCAAAACACTGTATAGCTGGGAGGTTTTTTGATTCCAAGAAGCCGTTGGAATAAGCTGATTTTTGTACATGCATACTCATGAATATGGATGATAGCATTAGCCCCAGCTATGACCGCTGCTAAGATAATGACTAGTAGGGCAACCAACGGATACGACAAGTTATCTTTAGCACGTGGGTCTTGGATATCTTTGAATTCTATTTCTATGGACTCAATGAAGGCTTGCTGATCTAGGAGTTGATCTACTTCAGAATAGAACTTGGCCACTTGTTTCTTTGACATAAACACCTCTAAGTTAATCAGAAGTGTTATCTTCTGTTAAATCTTAGTCAATGTCAAAACTTTTTCATGAAAAGTCCCTGATATCGATCCGCGGATTAATTTTTTCCGGCATTAAAGGCTTCTCCATATCATCTGCAACTATTGTACTCCCTATAGAAAAACCCTTCAATAAATTCTTATTCAAGGAATTAGTAGTCGTAGTCTTTCCATGTCAGGAAATTGTCTCTTGTGGACATCACAAGCTCAAGCTCTGCTGTGTATTCATAGCTTGTTTTCTCACTATTCAGTCTGATATCAGCAGGATCGCCCGTTGCATCGACTGTTTCAAAAATTTTCTCTTCCCTGTCCATAGAGGGTTCTGTTGCAAAAACCTTTGTCTCCGAGCAGGGGCTTTTAATTTTCTAGAACTTTGGTGTCTAGGCGGCTAAGCCTCTAACCTCGAAAAGGTCTTCAATAAATATCTTTACGTCTTGGGCGTTTGCATCCGAGATCTCATCAATTTGTCCCTTGAAAATAATGTGCATGGCTTCAATGCCAGTAATTGTATTCCTTGCTGTCTTCAGACTCTTATATCCCATGGCAGAGCTATGTTGTCTTTTGATTGATCTGTGGTCTTGTTCCAATATATTATTAAGGTATTTGACCTGACGAAGTTTCATTTTTTTAGTGAATCCTTTGTTCCCTTTCATTTCGTTGAACGCGGGAGGATAGCAAGCATATTTATCAACATTAATTACTTTAGGATTACCAAAGCTAGATATTTGGCAAAAGAATGTCAATGCTGCGACCATATCGCGTTTATCGCTTAAGTAAAAATCGATTGTTTTTCCTGCTTGAATTTCAATAGGTTTAAGCATACACTTTAAGCGGTTTTTCATCGAAATCTCATTTTTTGCAACACTACCGTTCAGACGACTTGTTGTGGGTTGGGAAAGAAAATTAGATTACTGGAAAGGATTCTTGAATTTTAGCCTTATTAAATACTGGGTGGATAGATTATCGGGATAGGCTCTGATAAAAAACCTATCTACAACCGTGCATTTAACACTATATGTTTTCAAAGGGATACCAATATTACCATTTTAAAAATATGGGAAATTTCGGAAAAATGGAGGAAGGAATCTTGGAGAAAAGATTAACCCACTTGCTAATTAAGTGGGTTAAAAATTAAAAAAATATTGAGTGCTTTTTTATCCCATTTGCTGTTATTTAGGTAGTTGATTTGTTTCATTGATTAACTTTTCTATAGAGCGACTTAAACTTAATCCAACTCTTGCTGAGGTACTCATCTGCATGCTTGGATTGTTAACGTAGTTTAGCCACTCTTCTGACACTTTATAAGCAATTCTAATATAATTCCCGTTGGATGATGGTACATAGTAAGTATTAAAAATATCATTTCTAACGATGCCTGATTCTGATGCAATATCAAGTATAACAGATTCATTCCCATTTGCAGCAAAATGGGAAGCAATCTTTAGTCCATTTCTATTAAGAGGAACACCAAGATAAAGTTTTATACCTATATCAGCAACCTTTCCGGATTTAATTTGATCTTTCCATCGATCCAAGTTAGAGGCGTGATAGCCAAATGTTTTCCACTTCTCTTGAATATCTTTCGGATAATTATGTTTTGCAATTATTTCTCCGCGTGGGTCTGGTTCTCCAGTACTTTTCATTGTTGTCTGATAAGTATCTTTTGCTTTAGCGATAACTTCCTTTCTAATGGAAGATGGTTGTGCAATTAACATTGTAAAAGTATTTAATGTACTTAAGACTTTTGAAGTCATTTTTTAACCCAGGGACTTTTCATAAAAAAGACTTTACAGAGATGTCGTTGATTAATATTCCAA
The window above is part of the Candidatus Neptunochlamydia sp. REUL1 genome. Proteins encoded here:
- a CDS encoding transposase, with translation MQQVEMICLEDLVPESHNYRKFAKIWSFSFVEKRLRKLEKDNPHKGHGLLRIFKCLLLQFMENCSDRELERFIQENTAARWFCGFNLRDNTPDHTVFCQLRKKIGTNILSKILADLRDQLKDQGLMSEVFTFVDATHLIAKANLWEERDKAIAEKYEKLNNENISQFSADVQAKIGCKGKNKYWYGYKQHTSVDMQTGLINKVAITPANITDASGFKHVCPSQGASYMDKGYCISPAPRIAKAKGVHLGAIKKNNMKGKNKDQDRWYSSVRAPHERVFSQIEKRVRYRGIAKNQFSSFMQAICYNLKRLAVLDPPNLCLS
- a CDS encoding Rpn family recombination-promoting nuclease/putative transposase, coding for MDIAFKKIFGTEENKDLLISLINSIVGEEDHVVDVTLLNPYNQKNFKNYKLFILDIKAEGDHGKKFNIEIQITDEADYDKRALYYWAKLYAEQLKERDDYGTLEKVIGIHILNFTSILDSEKYHNAFHITEKETGIHYFKELELHTIELKKFNDRLGKEFEDIGSKIQNALDLWSAFLIRRDLLSKVKLEASLDDAPVKKAINVLNVMNFSDEEREIYEWKLKWLRIEVNTLKKYEEKGREEGEKSKSIEITSRMLKCESPIEDTGLTKEEVKHLKGSE
- a CDS encoding FtsK/SpoIIIE family DNA translocase; this encodes MKQTHPEIKGLLTLIGSILLGLCLLSFVHGSPQANWLGMIGYGIGLGLMWSLGISAYLVVAYLGWIGWKMLMGGAPKLLRMKTVYFGIGVLSLSMLLNLFAEGGGLSSGFIQERLYSEVYLSSYPFPHKVVRFNLGGVPLYYLLRDVPTFNLQHLLSIVGVFITFSLTGLMALILLTNTRIIPLTKSVWSLVKIAGQFLKKVAADFKPTRVKKQQRIIAPPPMQTFKPPSYNEDEEISDLKISTHLEKRPTPGRVKKTMDTKTYEGAFKRFRLPPLNLLTNAKKLDQPTLKKDLEKQAKVLEETLLSFGVEGKVGEINCGPTITSFEIHPPVGVKVQKIKVLENDIALNLQAKSIRIIAPIPGKAAVGVEVPSLYPQEVGFKEMLGEYQKGNKKLHIPIMMGQTVTGGNVISDLTKMPHCIIAGATGSGKSVCINSIVMSILMTARPDEVKLLLVDPKKVELSSYANLPHMIAPVITEAHGAYAALNWLVKEMGYRYEMLKRLKLRNIHAFNNRKVNPEREAELEMEIPRKMPYIVAIIDEFADLMMASSSDLETPIARIAQMARAVGIHLILATQRPSREVITGLIKANFPSRISFKVASRVNSQIILDENGAESLLGNGDLLFLPPGSHVLTRAQGVFIRDEDINRVIDCIERQAGPNYLIKSFDQMAETELASEGASGGKDDLYSQAYQIITETGTASTTFLQRKLKIGYARAASLMDELESNGVIGSQDGSRRRVLLKKD
- a CDS encoding MBL fold metallo-hydrolase, with product MFKFCPLASGSKGNAIYIGTGETKLLIDTGISFKALGEKLGEIDVDIGEIDAVLVTHEHGDHIRGLEKTANKLGIPVFANSETAKAAIGEMKERPRFKIFSTGEAFEYGEMEIHPFSVQHDTLDPVAFTIRFGEIKIGICADLGFVTTLVRAHLLECDYLYIEANHEPSMVYACNRPMVYKQRVLGRQGHLSNDACAELVREIDHEGLKHVYLAHLSAECNNPELAVKRVKERVQRELSISIAYQEKVSQIIMES
- a CDS encoding DDE-type integrase/transposase/recombinase, whose translation is MKNRLKCMLKPIEIQAGKTIDFYLSDKRDMVAALTFFCQISSFGNPKVINVDKYACYPPAFNEMKGNKGFTKKMKLRQVKYLNNILEQDHRSIKRQHSSAMGYKSLKTARNTITGIEAMHIIFKGQIDEISDANAQDVKIFIEDLFEVRGLAA
- a CDS encoding response regulator; translation: MGDKRKILIADPSTALIDAVLTSKEGKNFEFATAKTGPAALKKIQEFEPDLLIIDLMMPHIHALEIMKTIKLNSRYSEMGIIVTSYHVMIQNYHAVIDEGADYFLVKPFETYQLFELVETFFKGELKPAPFTLKSGSEIVETHCYHPIPSTLTSYIRFWGTRGSNPVAGAEYVRYGGNTSCLEVRHGDDLIIIDAGTGIRQLGDLIDLDDNQTIHLFVSHTHWDHITGFPFFNPLYKKTCDVVVWAPVGFEKSTKELFTSMLAYAYFPVRLDEMKAKVTFKELRDDRPVSIGDLIIDCHFTNHPGPTVGFKIKAPNKTIGYITDNEVLLGYHGHPNEIHRKHPLLEPHLGLIDFLKDCDLVVHEAQYFPEEYYRKTGWGHSSIPNATVLLKYTGVNEWLVTHHDPNHNDSDLQIKLQLHNDIIQECGLNIKVDIAYDGLMIPL
- a CDS encoding ISAs1 family transposase, with translation MSKKQVAKFYSEVDQLLDQQAFIESIEIEFKDIQDPRAKDNLSYPLVALLVIILAAVIAGANAIIHIHEYACTKISLFQRLLGIKKPPSYTVFWWLLVMLNPQKLQETFIRWMKALPVEVKKQIIAIDGKRLNGASKQTVHLVSAWETGRSLLLGQVKTEEKSNEITAIPELIKAIDIKGSIITIDAAGCQKKIVEDIRRAGGDYVIALKGNQGTLHDEAQNFFDQAREVEYEGAECARAKKIEKAHGRIEEREVAVASNLEWLDCREEWQDLKTLIEVTSRREVRGKVSVEKRHYISSLSLIPQEAIKLVRGHWGIENHLHWMMDVVFKEDACCISTGNAPENFAVFRRMAQSILQVDAKGTKGIAKRRRLAGWNDSYLIKLLGILINDISVKSFL